The following proteins are encoded in a genomic region of Populus trichocarpa isolate Nisqually-1 chromosome 13, P.trichocarpa_v4.1, whole genome shotgun sequence:
- the LOC18104611 gene encoding putative pentatricopeptide repeat-containing protein At5g09950 isoform X3, with the protein MFRCFLKSIHKKPFFLNNSNPSVTFSTTASPPLPKPLQNNKNQPLLLSRPQNFISPLKQSPSLIPLNDLVNHYKRSSHSHLKTVPIFPKVSNLGSFDDLIEHLVSSYKHSCCPKDANLFHLNVLKHGFVSDLFLCNTLINVYVRIGDWVSARKLFDEMPDRNGVTWACLISGYTQNGMPDDACGVLKEMIFEGFLPNRFAFGSAIRACQESMLCGLQLGMQIHGLILKSPYANDASLCNVLISMYGKYLGYIDYARSVFDEIEIRNSIYWNSIVSVYSQRGDAASCFELFSSMQMADSGLSLKPNEYTFGSLITAACSSIDSGLSLLGQILARIKKSGLLANLYVGSALVGGFSRLGSFDYARKIFEQMTARNAVSMNGLMVGLVRQKCGEEAVEVFKETRHLVDINLDSYVILLSACAEFALLDEGRRKGREVHGYAIRTGLNDAKVAVGNGLINMYAKCGDIDHARSVFGLMVDKDSVSWNSMITGLDQNKCFEDAVKSYNSMRKTGLMPSNFALISALSSCASLGCILLGQQTHGEGIKLGLDMDVSVSNTLLALYAETSRLAECQKVFSWMLDRDQVSWNIVIGALADSGASVSEAIEVFLEMMRAGWSPNRVTFINLLATVSSLSTSKLSHQIHALILKYNVKDDNAIENALLACYGKSGEMENCEEIFSRMSERRDEVSWNSMISGYIHNELLCKAMDLVWLMMQRGQRLDCFTFATVLSACATVATLECGMEVHACAIRACLESDVVIGSALVDMYSKCGRIDYASRFFNLMPVRNLYSWNSMISGYARHGHGDNALRLFTRMKLSGQLPDHITFVGVLSACSHIGLVDEGFEYFKSMTEVYGLVPRVEHYSCMVDLLGRAGELDKIENFINKMPIKPNILIWRTVLGACCRGNGRKTELGRRAAEMLFNMDPQNAVNYVLLSNMYASGGKWEDMARTRRAMREAAVKKEAGCSWVTMKDGVHVFVAGDNSHPEKGLIYAKLKELDKKIRDAGYVPQIKFALYDLEPENKEELLSYHSEKLAVAFVLTRNSGLPIRIMKNLRVCGDCHSAFKYISKVVDRSIVLRDSNRFHHFEDGKCSCLDYW; encoded by the exons ATGTTTCGTTGCTTCTTGAAATCCATCCACAAGAAGCCGTTCTTCCTTAACAATTCAAACCCTTCCGTCACTTTTTCTACTACTGCCTCCCCTCCTCTCCCAAAACCACTGCAGAACAACAAAAACCAACCTCTTCTTCTCTCTAGACCCCAAAACTTCATTTCACCACTCAAGCAATCTCCTTCTCTAATCCCATTGAATGACTTAGTCAATCACTATAAAAGATCATCTCATTCTCACCTGAAAACAGTACCCATTTTCCCAAAAGTCTCGAATTTGGGTTCTTTCGATGATTTGATTGAACATTTAGTTTCTAGTTATAAGCACTCGTGCTGTCCGAAGGATGCaaatttgtttcatttaaatgttcTTAAACATGGGTTTGTTTCTGATTTGTTCTTATGCAACACCCTTATTAATGTGTATGTTAGAATTGGTGATTGGGTTTCGGCACGAAagttgtttgatgaaatgccgGATAGAAATGGTGTTACGTGGGCTTGTTTGATTTCTGGGTATACTCAGAATGGGATGCCTGACGATGCATGTGGAGTTTTAAAAGAGATGATTTTTGAGGGTTTTTTGCCCAATCGTTTTGCTTTTGGTAGTGCTATTCGAGCTTGCCAGGAGTCTATGTTATGTGGGCTTCAACTCGGGATGCAAATTCATGGATTGATTTTGAAGTCACCTTATGCAAACGATGCGTCATTGTGTAATGTACTGATATCCATGTACGGGAAGTATCTGGGATATATTGACTATGCTCGTAGTGTTTTTGATGAGATAGAGATTAGGAATTCTATATATTGGAATTCAATCGTATCAGTTTACTCACAAAGAGGAGATGCAGCTTCTTGTTTTGAACTATTCTCTAGCATGCAAATGGCAGATTCAGGTTTAAGTCTGAAAC CTAATGAATATACATTTGGAAGTTTAATAACTGCTGCTTGTTCTTCCATTGATTCTGGTCTGTCTTTGCTGGGGCAGATACTTGCGAGAATTAAAAAATCTGGATTACTGGCAAATCTCTATGTGGGGAGTGCTTTGGTTGGTGGGTTTTCAAGGCTTGGGTCGTTTGATTATGCTAGGAAAATTTTTGAGCAGATGACTGCAAGGAATGCTGTCTCTATGAATGGCTTAATGGTTGGTTTGGTCAGACAAAAATGTGGAGAGGAAGCTGTTGAAGTATTCAAGGAGACAAGACACTTGGTTGATATTAATCTTGATTCATATGTGATTCTGTTAAGTGCTTGTGCTGAATTTGCTCTCCTGGATGAAGGGAGAAGAAAGGGTAGAGAGGTTCATGGATATGCAATCCGAACTGGGTTAAATGATGCCAAGGTTGCTGTTGGAAATGGGCTTATTAATATGTATGCTAAATGTGGTGATATTGATCATGCAAGATCAGTATTTGGGCTCATGGTTGATAAGGATTCAGTCTCATGGAATTCCATGATTACTGGTCTTGACCAGAACAAGTGTTTTGAAGATGCAGTCAAGAGCTACAATTCAATGAGGAAAACTGGTTTGATGCCTTCCAATTTCGCTTTGATAAGTGCTTTGAGTTCATGTGCAAGCTTGGGTTGCATTTTGCTGGGACAACAAACACATGGGGAAGGTATCAAATTAGGACTTGATATGGACGTTTCAGTTTCAAATACCCTTCTTGCATTGTATGCTGAAACTTCACGTCTAGCTGAATGCCAGAAAGTTTTCTCCTGGATGCTGGATCGTGATCAAGTATCATGGAACATTGTGATTGGGGCATTAGCTGATTCAGGGGCATCGGTTTCTGAAGCTATAGAAGTTTTCTTGGAAATGATGCGAGCTGGATGGAGTCCTAATAGAGTAACCTTCATAAACTTACTTGCTACCGTTTCATCTCTCTCAACAAGTAAACTGAGCCACCAGATACATGCTCTAATACTGAAATACAATGTTAAGGATGATAATGCCATTGAGAATGCTCTTCTGGCGTGCTATGGAAAGTCTGGAGAGATGGAAAACTGTGAGGAAATCTTTTCTAGAATGTCTGAGAGAAGAGATGAGGTTAGTTGGAATTCAATGATTTCTGGATATATACATAACGAACTCCTGTGCAAGGCCATGGATTTGGTCTGGTTAATGATGCAGAGGGGTCAGCGATTGGACTGTTTCACTTTTGCCACTGTTCTTAGTGCTTGTGCCACTGTTGCCACACTAGAGTGTGGAATGGAAGTACATGCCTGTGCAATAAGAGCTTGTTTAGAATCTGATGTTGTAATTGGGAGCGCACTTGTTGATATGTACTCAAAATGTGGAAGAATAGATTATGCATcgagattttttaatttgatgccTGTGAGGAATTTGTATTCTTGGAACTCAATGATATCAGGCTATGCACGCCACGGGCATGGAGACAATGCTTTGAGGCTTTTCACACGAATGAAGCTCAGTGGTCAATTACCTGATCACATTACCTTTGTCGGGGTGTTGTCTGCTTGTAGCCACATTGGTTTAGTTGATGAAGggtttgaatattttaaatccATGACTGAAGTGTATGGACTGGTTCCTCGTGTAGAGCATTATTCATGTATGGTTGATCTTCTTGGACGGGCTGGTGAATTAGATAAGATAGAGAATTTCATTAATAAGATGCCAATTAAGCCTAATATTCTTATTTGGAGAACAGTTTTAGGCGCTTGCTGCCGAGGAAATGGTCGAAAGACAGAATTAGGTAGGAGGGCTGCTGAAATGCTGTTCAATATGGACCCTCAAAATGCTGTGAATTATGTGCTTCTTTCCAACATGTATGCTTCAGGAGGGAAGTGGGAGGACATGGCGAGGACTAGGAGAGCAATGAGAGAGGCGGCGGTGAAGAAGGAAGCTGGATGTAGTTGGGTAACCATGAAGGATGGTGTCCATGTTTTTGTGGCTGGTGATAACTCACATCCAGAAAAAGGTTTAATCTATGCAAAACTCAAGGaacttgacaaaaaaataagggaTGCAGGATATGTGCCCCAGATAAAATTCGCACTGTATGATCTTGAACCAGAGAACAAGGAAGAACTCCTGAGCTATCACAGTGAGAAACTTGCAGTTGCTTTTGTTCTCACTCGCAACTCAGGATTGCCTATTAGGATAATGAAGAACCTCAGGGTTTGTGGTGACTGTCACTCTGCctttaaatatatatcaaagGTTGTTGATCGTTCAATAGTGTTACGTGATTCAAACAGGTTTCATCACTTTGAGGATGGTAAATGTTCATGTCTGGATTACTGGTGA